A stretch of Microbulbifer bruguierae DNA encodes these proteins:
- a CDS encoding hybrid sensor histidine kinase/response regulator, producing the protein MFSLSLLAAVGLSYLLLLFAIAFWGDRLPVTRIRPVKPLLLALAGTYTSAWMFFGTSAQAVEEGWLLPPTFVGASLMLIFGAPLLMRFVRLSKQQGSTSIADFISAQFGGSPWLAAAVALLAVVAIVPYLSLQLRAVADSFLLLTESGERGEISASVVTAVVSVTLGLFALLFGTRHIDSSVHRNGMLLAVAFEALVKIGALVAVAWFVLSSAFDGAADLTRSALASEKVAAIAASRPGDTGFFAVVILGMAAIFCLPRQFHILMIESDDERDIGPVRKLIPVYLGILSVAILVVGYGGLLWLPEGYANPERFVLGLPLESGKSWLALLAFIGGLSAGSSMVIIATIALSTMIANTMVVPWWLRRLQQRPLDQVLGSDLRRVRRAIIGLLMLAAFSFNEMIGSGVSLGTFGLLSLALVAQLAPAMVAAVTWPARWPRLRALGVITGLGLGALVWALSALPAALGYRCLIGDFLGLDWSPLTISCLFGLGLNSAALVAVSLLQGRWLPGTSVAAAAPVDKVRLRQLLARFVGEDAADRALAPLLKRAQGQETAAGEGVQGHAGTAHGYRDAVEKILAGIVGSTSAQRLVRQLSEPDTSAQQLDQASDIYQFGRGLLQSSIDNIDQGISVVDANLNLVAWNRRYLELFHYPQEMIYVGRPVAELVHYNASRGECGPGDVEELVQKRVEHLRNATAYRVQRHRTDGTVLEIRGNPLPGGGFVTTYTDVSDYQRALAELTEIRNSLETKVAQRTAELESVNEELQGLNRELYAASAGKTRFLAAASHDLVQPLNASRLFIDALAAHPLEEASRQLLTRADRALSSAEQLITDMLQIARMDAGDIKPSFAPVSLDSILDDAVSQARPAASARGIRLRCRHSHLWVQSDEKMLRRVVQNLLDNAVKYTARGGVLIGARPSTGGVSLEVWDTGEGIAADQQQAIFREFCRLTPKHSAGERQHGYGLGLATVERLCRLLNAPISLASEPGRGSVFKIRLPRAAARGASPRPAGLLAGSGSRLNLRILCVDNEPSILEAMTALLGGWGCSVHCAQNRAQALLAPQPDLLLMDYHLDDGDNGLDLAAKLLANWDRNVPCVIISAENTNAVKARAHSAGWQFLQKPLRPAALRALLQQRQKVTPIATKVV; encoded by the coding sequence TTGTTCAGCCTTTCCCTACTGGCCGCCGTGGGCCTGAGCTACCTGCTGTTGCTGTTTGCCATCGCCTTCTGGGGTGACCGGCTGCCGGTGACGCGTATTCGTCCGGTCAAGCCCCTGTTACTGGCACTCGCCGGTACCTACACCAGTGCCTGGATGTTTTTTGGCACCTCCGCGCAGGCTGTGGAGGAGGGCTGGCTGTTGCCGCCGACGTTTGTCGGCGCCAGCCTGATGCTCATTTTCGGCGCGCCGCTGCTGATGCGTTTTGTGCGACTGTCCAAACAGCAGGGTTCCACCTCCATTGCCGACTTTATCAGCGCCCAGTTCGGTGGCTCCCCGTGGCTGGCGGCGGCGGTGGCGCTGCTGGCGGTGGTGGCGATCGTGCCCTACCTGTCGCTGCAGCTGCGCGCGGTGGCCGACAGCTTTCTGCTGTTGACCGAGAGCGGCGAGCGCGGTGAGATCAGTGCGTCGGTGGTGACCGCGGTGGTAAGTGTGACCCTCGGCCTGTTTGCACTGCTGTTTGGCACCCGCCATATCGACAGCAGTGTGCACAGGAACGGCATGCTGCTGGCGGTAGCCTTCGAGGCGCTGGTAAAAATCGGCGCGTTGGTGGCAGTCGCCTGGTTCGTGCTGTCGAGCGCATTTGACGGCGCCGCGGATCTCACCCGCAGTGCCCTGGCCAGTGAGAAGGTGGCGGCTATCGCAGCGTCCCGTCCGGGAGATACCGGCTTTTTCGCGGTGGTGATACTGGGGATGGCGGCGATTTTCTGCCTGCCGCGACAGTTCCATATCCTGATGATCGAGAGCGACGACGAGCGCGATATCGGGCCAGTGCGCAAACTGATTCCGGTATATCTCGGTATTCTGTCCGTCGCGATTCTGGTGGTGGGCTACGGCGGTCTGCTGTGGCTGCCGGAAGGCTATGCCAACCCCGAGCGCTTTGTACTGGGGCTGCCGCTGGAAAGCGGCAAGTCGTGGCTGGCGCTGCTGGCTTTTATTGGCGGCCTCTCCGCCGGGTCCAGCATGGTGATCATCGCGACTATCGCCCTGTCCACCATGATTGCCAACACCATGGTGGTTCCCTGGTGGCTGCGGCGCCTGCAACAGCGTCCGCTGGACCAGGTGCTGGGCAGCGATCTGCGGCGGGTGCGCCGTGCCATTATTGGCCTGTTGATGCTGGCCGCGTTCAGCTTTAACGAGATGATTGGTTCCGGGGTAAGCCTCGGCACTTTCGGACTGCTGTCACTGGCGCTGGTGGCACAACTGGCACCGGCGATGGTCGCGGCGGTGACCTGGCCCGCGCGCTGGCCACGACTGCGCGCGCTGGGGGTGATTACCGGGCTGGGCCTGGGGGCGCTGGTGTGGGCGCTGTCTGCACTGCCCGCCGCGCTCGGCTACCGCTGTCTGATCGGCGACTTTTTAGGGCTCGACTGGAGCCCGCTCACCATCAGCTGCCTGTTTGGCCTCGGGCTCAACAGCGCTGCGCTTGTGGCCGTTTCCCTGCTGCAGGGGCGCTGGCTGCCGGGAACCAGTGTGGCCGCTGCGGCGCCTGTGGATAAAGTGCGCCTGCGTCAGTTGCTGGCGCGGTTTGTGGGTGAAGATGCGGCAGACCGCGCCCTGGCGCCGCTGCTCAAACGCGCGCAGGGACAGGAGACGGCTGCAGGCGAAGGGGTGCAGGGCCACGCCGGGACCGCCCATGGCTATCGCGATGCGGTGGAAAAAATCCTCGCCGGCATTGTCGGCAGCACCAGCGCCCAGCGCCTGGTGCGCCAGCTCAGCGAGCCGGACACCAGCGCGCAACAGCTCGATCAGGCCTCGGACATCTACCAGTTTGGCCGCGGCCTGTTGCAGAGCAGCATCGACAATATCGACCAGGGCATTTCCGTGGTGGATGCCAACCTCAACCTGGTAGCCTGGAACCGCCGCTATCTGGAACTGTTCCACTACCCTCAGGAGATGATCTATGTGGGGCGGCCGGTGGCCGAGCTGGTGCACTACAACGCCAGCCGCGGTGAGTGTGGCCCGGGGGACGTGGAGGAGCTGGTGCAGAAGCGGGTGGAGCATCTGCGCAACGCTACCGCCTACCGGGTACAGCGTCATCGCACCGACGGCACGGTACTGGAAATTCGCGGCAACCCGTTGCCGGGAGGTGGCTTTGTCACCACTTACACCGATGTATCCGACTATCAGCGGGCGCTGGCGGAGCTGACTGAAATCCGCAACTCCCTGGAAACCAAGGTGGCGCAACGCACCGCGGAGCTGGAAAGTGTTAACGAAGAGCTGCAGGGGCTGAACCGGGAGCTTTACGCCGCCAGTGCCGGCAAGACCCGCTTCCTCGCTGCCGCCAGTCACGACCTGGTACAGCCGCTCAACGCCAGCCGACTGTTTATCGATGCTCTTGCGGCGCACCCTCTGGAGGAGGCCAGCCGGCAACTGCTGACCCGTGCCGACCGCGCGCTCTCATCGGCGGAGCAGCTGATTACCGATATGTTGCAGATCGCGCGCATGGATGCCGGTGACATCAAGCCCAGTTTCGCGCCGGTTTCCCTCGACAGCATTCTCGACGATGCCGTATCCCAGGCCCGTCCCGCGGCCAGCGCGCGGGGCATCCGCCTGCGCTGCCGGCACAGCCATTTGTGGGTGCAAAGCGATGAAAAAATGTTGCGTCGTGTGGTGCAGAACCTGCTGGATAACGCGGTCAAATACACCGCCCGCGGCGGCGTGCTGATCGGCGCCCGCCCCAGTACTGGCGGTGTTTCGCTGGAAGTCTGGGACACTGGTGAGGGCATCGCGGCGGATCAGCAACAGGCTATTTTCCGCGAATTCTGCCGGTTGACCCCAAAACATTCCGCGGGTGAGCGGCAGCACGGTTACGGACTCGGCCTTGCCACCGTAGAGCGCTTGTGCCGTCTGCTCAACGCGCCGATCAGCCTGGCATCGGAACCGGGTCGCGGCAGTGTGTTCAAAATCCGCCTGCCGCGCGCCGCTGCCAGGGGCGCGTCCCCGCGCCCGGCCGGCCTGCTTGCAGGAAGCGGTAGCCGACTGAATTTGCGGATTCTGTGTGTGGACAATGAGCCCTCGATTCTGGAAGCGATGACCGCCCTACTCGGCGGCTGGGGTTGCTCGGTGCACTGCGCACAGAACCGCGCGCAAGCGCTATTGGCACCCCAACCCGATCTGTTGCTGATGGACTATCACCTCGACGACGGCGACAACGGCCTTGATCTGGCGGCGAAGCTATTGGCGAACTGGGATCGCAATGTGCCCTGCGTGATCATCTCCGCGGAAAATACCAACGCGGTGAAGGCGCGCGCGCACAGCGCCGGCTGGCAGTTCTTGCAGAAACCCCTGCGTCCGGCGGCCTTGCGTGCGCTGCTGCAACAGCGGCAGAAGGTTACGCCGATTGCGACCAAGGTCGTATAG
- a CDS encoding MFS transporter yields MKKYLLEILMFSAYALFAASWVSGAILTPTIQSSFGEEGFASATWGSNVITLAKIVGNLAAAALLMRLGTKRAFTLAMVLIAAGGLGALAGSYGGWLASRLALGLGGALAIVYFAPVVMHYFSAEERPLINGINAAAFNTGNLLALLSTTLLTAWLGSWQSVVALYGVMVVALGILWWLSAEDFPLSGSSDKPAENYGLRQGVGEGFNWWLPLAYCGVLFCYIAVFALFPLIDGFAVASSHLSAVMIAAGMVGTVAGIIVTKRYPLRLPVLRYAGLALVGFAALMVTSREPIIAYGAAALAGFCMFLPMTALVTLPQELPGMTPAKITVTFAMFWSISYGVETVLMYGAGVLADVTGEPATAAYFAVACSASLFVFSFLLPESGKKPVTGNLEVDNAAA; encoded by the coding sequence ATGAAAAAATACCTGTTGGAAATACTGATGTTCAGCGCCTACGCGTTGTTCGCTGCCAGCTGGGTGTCTGGTGCCATCCTGACTCCCACGATCCAGTCCTCGTTCGGAGAGGAAGGTTTCGCCAGCGCCACCTGGGGCAGCAACGTCATCACCCTTGCCAAGATCGTCGGCAACCTGGCCGCTGCGGCATTACTGATGCGCCTCGGTACCAAACGGGCCTTTACCCTGGCGATGGTGTTGATCGCCGCCGGTGGCCTGGGGGCGCTGGCGGGCAGCTACGGCGGTTGGCTGGCATCGCGCCTGGCGCTGGGCCTCGGCGGCGCACTCGCCATCGTGTATTTCGCGCCGGTGGTAATGCACTACTTTTCCGCCGAAGAGCGGCCCCTGATCAACGGCATCAATGCCGCCGCGTTCAATACCGGCAACCTGCTCGCCCTGCTTTCCACGACGCTACTCACTGCATGGCTGGGCAGCTGGCAATCGGTGGTTGCGCTTTACGGTGTGATGGTGGTGGCGCTGGGTATTCTGTGGTGGCTGAGCGCAGAAGACTTCCCGCTTTCCGGCAGCAGCGACAAACCTGCAGAGAACTACGGTCTCAGGCAGGGGGTAGGTGAGGGGTTCAACTGGTGGCTACCACTGGCGTATTGCGGGGTACTGTTCTGCTACATCGCGGTATTTGCGCTATTTCCGCTCATCGACGGTTTTGCGGTGGCCAGCAGTCATCTATCCGCGGTTATGATCGCCGCGGGTATGGTGGGTACCGTTGCCGGCATTATTGTCACCAAACGCTATCCTTTGCGCCTGCCGGTGTTGCGCTATGCGGGCCTGGCGCTGGTGGGCTTTGCCGCGCTGATGGTTACCAGCCGCGAGCCAATCATCGCCTACGGTGCCGCGGCACTGGCCGGCTTCTGTATGTTTTTACCAATGACCGCGCTGGTGACTCTGCCGCAGGAATTACCCGGCATGACGCCGGCAAAAATTACCGTCACTTTCGCCATGTTCTGGTCGATTTCCTACGGTGTGGAAACGGTACTGATGTATGGCGCTGGCGTACTGGCAGATGTTACCGGTGAGCCTGCAACCGCCGCCTATTTTGCCGTGGCCTGTTCTGCTTCCCTGTTTGTGTTTTCATTCCTGCTGCCGGAGAGCGGCAAGAAACCAGTAACGGGAAATCTGGAGGTCGACAATGCGGCAGCTTGA